The DNA region CCCGTGATGAAGTGAAAGAATTAATGTTGCCTGATGGCACTAAGGTTTGGCTGAACAAACATACTACTTTAAAGTATCCACGTGAATTCTCAGAAAAGGGAAGGAATGTATATATAGAAGGGGAAGCCTATTTTGAAGTAAAGAGAAATACGGCGAAACCTTTTATAGTGCGCAGTGAAGCCATGCAGGTAAGAGTTTTGGGAACAGTCTTCAACTTAAAGAGTGACAAGACTAACCGTTCTGCGGTAGCTACACTGATAAAGGGAGAGATTGAAGTGAAAGGTAATCACGAAGAAGGCATGATCGTATTGGCTCCGGGACAAAAAGCGGAATTGAATGCTGTAACTCGCCGTCTGGTAGTGAAACAGGTGGATACAGGCATTGAAAACTGGCATAATAATCAGTTTGTCTTTGAAAAGGCTGACATATTTACGATTGCCCGTACTTTGGAGAATTCTTATGGGGTGAAGATTATTCTGGCGCCTGATATGGATGCTACAAAGACATATTCCGGTACATTAAAGAAGAAAGATAGTGTAGAGGAGACTCTGAATCTGATTAAGAGTACGAATGCGCTTCCCATTGAATATAAAATTGTGGGAAATAGTGTATTTCTGTCTTCAAAGAAATAGGTAAAAATCGGAAGTATATAATCTTAAAACATAATAATATGAGGAAACTGCTTTTATCGATTTGCTGTTTAGGCTGTGCTCTCTGGGCTCAAGCCAAAGATTTTACGCAATACGTCAACCCGCTGATGGGGACATTGTCTTCTTTTGAACTTTCTACGGGAAATACATATCCGGCTATCGCACGCCCTTGGGGTATGAATTTCTGGACTCCGCAGACCGGAAAGATGGGAGATGGCTGGCAATATGTATATACTGCTAATAAGATTCGTGGTTTCAAGCAGACCCACCAGCCCAGTCCGTGGATTAATGATTACGGTCAGTTCTCCATCATGCCTGTAACAGGCAAACCAGAGTTTGATGAAGACAAACGTGCCAGTTGGTTCTCACACAAAGGAGAGGTCGCATTACCTTATTATTATAAGGTGTATCTTGCCGAACATGATGTTGTGACAGAGTTTACCCCCACTGAACGTGCCGTTTTGTTCCGTTTTACTTTCCCTGAGAACGAGAATTCATATGTTGTAGTAGATGCTTTTGATAAAGGCTCTTATATTAAGATCATTCCTGAGCAGAATAAGATAATCGGATACACCACCCGTAACAGCGGTGGAGTTCCTGATAACTTCAAGAACTATTTCGTTGTAGAATTTGATAAGCCTTTCAGTTATCAGGCTTCTGTTGCTGACGGTGCTTTGGTTGAAAACCAGAGTGAACAAACAGCAGGACATGCGGGAGCCATCATCGGTTTCAAAACCCGTAAGGGAGAAATTGTACATGCCCGTGTGGCTTCTTCCTTTATCAGTTTTGAGCAAGCAGACAGAAATCTGAAAGAGCTGGGGAGTGACAGTTTTGAAACTTTGGTTCAGAAAGGACAAGATGCCTGGAATCAGGTATTGGGAAAAATAGAAGTGGATGGAGGTAACCTTGATCAGTATCGCACTTTCTATTCCTGCTTGTACCGTTCAGTACTCTTCCCGCGTGCTTTCTTTGAGTTTGACGAGGCTGGAAATCCAGTTCACTACAGTCCTTATAATGGAGAAGTTTTGCCCGGATATATGTATACTGATACAGGCTTTTGGGATACTTTCCGTTGTCTGTTCCCTTTCCTCAACCTGATGTACCCTTCAGTAAACAAACAGATACAGGAAGGTCTTATCAATACGTATAAGGAAAGTGGCTTCTTCCCCGAATGGGCAAGTCCGGGACATCGCGGTTGTATGATCGGTAATAACTCCGCTTCTGTACTTGCCGACGCTTATCTGAAAGGTGTTAAAGTGGATGATGTAACTACCTTGTACGAAGGTCTTATCCACGGAACAAAGAATGTGCATCCGGAAGTTTCTTCTACCGGTCGCCTCGGTTATGAATACTATAATGAATTGGGATATGTTCCTTACGATGTGAAAATCAATGAGAACACTGCCCGCACTTTGGAATATGCCTATGACGACTGGTGCATCTACCGGATGGCAAAAGCCCTGAACCGTCCGAAGAAGGAACTGAAGCTTTTTGCTGACCGTGCTATGAATTATAAAAATGTGTTCGATAAGGAAAGCCTGTTGATGCGTGGACGCAATAAGGATGGACAGTTCCAGGCTCCTTTCTCACCCTTGAAGTGGGGAGATGCCTTTACGGAAGGAAACAGCTGGCATTATTCCTGGTCTGTATTCCACGATCCTCAAGGTTTGATTGATCTGATGGGTGGTGAAAAAGTCTTTGTTGAAATGTTGGACTCGGTATTTATCGTTCCTCCTTTATTCGATGACAGCTACTATGGCCAGGTAATCCATGAAATACGTGAGATGACGGTGATGAATATGGGTAATTATGCTCATGGCAACCAACCGATACAGCACATGATTTACATGTATAATTATGCCGGTCAGCCCTGGAAAGCTCAGTATTGGTTGCGTCAGGTGATGAATCGCATGTACACGCCCGGTCCTGACGGCTATTGTGGAGATGAAGATAACGGGCAGACTTCTGCCTGGTATGTATTCTCGGCATTAGGTTTCTATCCCGTTTGTCCGGGAACCGATGAGTATGTCTTGGGTGCTCCCTTGTTTAAAAAAGCAACGCTTCATTTTGAAAATGGTAATTCATTGGTGATCGATGCTGCTAATAATAGTTCTGAAAATATGTACATCGAATCGCTTCGCTTGGATGGAAACACGTATACGAAGAATTATCTGAAGCATGGAGATCTGCTAAAGGGCGGTGTCTTGAAATTTGATATGGGTAGCAAACCTAATTTACAACGAGGAACACAGGCGGAAGATTACCCGTATTCTTTCTCCAATGAAATAAAAAAGAAATAAAAAACTGAAGTTAATAATGTAAAGAAGAAGGGAATAGGAAATAAAACTATTCCCTTTTTCATTTAATGAAAAAAAATATCATTTTGTAGTAAGTGTATTTTTTATAGTCGTTGTTTTATATATGACGACCAGGAAATAGAATCTCCCGGCCGATTAAAATTAACCAATGTGTAACCTTTAAACTTTGTTTATGAACAACAATCATGCTTTTCAAAGTTCGAAATTTCTACGAGCTTTATTAGTCTTGTTCTTCATGACTGTATCCGTTCAGTGGACCTTTGCCCAACTGAATTTGAATGTCTCTCGTACGACGTTAGGTACAGTTATCGAACAGATCAAATCTCAATCTAAGTATCAATTTTTCTATGACGACAAGCTCGCTACTATGGCAGTGGAGAATGTCAAAGTGAAGAACGCATCTATAGAAGATGCCTTGAATGCTATCTTGAAAGGAAAAAACATTTCTTTTAAAGTAGAAGATAATATTGTTTATCTTTCAGAGAAGTCTGCTGCACCGCAAGAAGGTAATCAGCAAGGTAAAGAACGGACCATTACCGGACAGGTATCGGATGATATGGGACCTCTTATCGGTGTGAATGTATTAATAAAGGGTACAAGCATTGGGTGTATCACTGACCTTGATGGTAACTTTACGCTGACTACTACTGAGGCAAATCCGGTGGTACAGTTCTCCTATGTGGGTTACAAGCCACAGGAGGTTGCAGCCAAAGGACAGAATGCTATCAATGTGATGTTGGAAACTGACTCACAACTGATAGAAGAGGTGGTGGTAACTGCTTTGGGTATCAAGCGTGCAGAAAAAGCACTGAGTTATAATGTAACTCAAGTAAATGCAGAGTCAGCTTTAGCAGTGAAGGATGCGAACTTTATCAATTCTTTGAATGGTAAGGTTGCCGGTTTGAATATCAATGCTTCTTCTTCAGGTGTCGGTGGTGCAAGTAAAGTAGTGATGCGTGGTTCCAGAGGAATTGAACAGTCTTCAAATGCACTTTATGTAATTGACGGTATCCCTATGTATAGTCTAAGTTCTGCCGGTGGTTCAAGTGAGTTTGACTCACAAGGTACTACTGAGGCTATTGCCGATATTAATCCGGAAGATATTGAATCGATGTCTGTGTTGTCAGGTGCTGCCGCTGCCGCTTTGTATGGTAGTAACGCTTCCAATGGTGCTATTGTTATCACGACTAAGAAAGGTGCAGCAGGACGTGTTTCTTTAACAGTATCTAGTAATACTGAGATGTTGAATCCTTTTGTGATGCCCAAATTTCAGGATTGGTATGGTACGTCAGGTACTGACGGAAGCTGGGGAACCCGCTTAAATTCCAGCAATCGTTATGGCTATGATCCAAAAAGTGATTATTTCCAGACTGGTATTATTGGGACGGAAACTTTTTCGCTATCTACCGGTTCAGAGCATAATCAAACTTACTTATCAGCTGCTGCTGTAAATTCTCGTGGTATTGTCCCTAATAATAAATATGAACGTTATAACTTTACATTCCGTAATACGACTCAACTCCTGAACGATAAGATGACGTTGGATGTAGGTGCGCAATACATTATGCAGAAAGACCGTAATATGACTAATCAAGGTATTTATGCCAATCCTGTAGCTTCTGCTTATTTATTCCCACGTGGCAACGATTGGGAAGAATATAAGATGTTTGAACGCTATGATCCAGTTCGTAAATTATATACGCAATATTGGCCACAGGGTGGTGGTTCATATCGTTTGCAGAATCCTTATTGGATTAACTATCGTAATTTGCGTGAGAACGATAAAGATCGTTATATGTTGAGTGCATCTTTGTCCTATGATATTTTGGATTGGTTGAATATTGCCGGACGTGTGCGTATTGACAATTCATTGAATAATTATACTCAGAAATATTATGCATCAACTGAACCGACTATTGCTGAAGGTTCTGAAAATGGTTATTATGGTGTAACGAATACACGTGATAAACAAACATATGCAGACTTTTTGATTAATATTAATAAACGTTTTGGTGAAGATTGGTCGTTGACAGCTAATATTGGTGCTTCTTATTCAGATACTCGTTCAGAAGCGATGGGTGTGAAAGGCCCTATTCCAGCTGATGGCTTGGCTAACTATTTTTCAATAACTCAGTTGGACAAGCAGACCACCAAGCGTGAGGAAACTGGTTATCGTGAACAAACGCAGTCTGTTTTCGCTTCTGCGGAGGTTGGCTATAGAAATACTTATTATCTGACATTGACAGGACGTAATGACTGGCCTTCACAACTGGCAGGTCCAAAGTCTGTACAGAAGTCTTTCTTCTATCCTTCAGTGGGTGCTTCAGTTCTTTTGTCTGAGATATTAACTTTGCCGGAAAGTATTTCATATCTTAAGCTGCGTGCTTCATGGGCATCGGTAGGTTTGCCATTCAAGCGTTTCTTGGCTTATCCTACTTTTGAATGGGATAGCTCAACAGGTAAGTATAGTACAAAGTCAGCTTATCCTTTGTATGATTTGAAACCCGAACGTACTGACTCTTGGGAAGTCGGTCTTACAGTTCGTTTCCTGAAGAACTTTAACTTAGATGTTTCATTCTATAATACTAAAACTTATAATCAGACTATGGACACCCAAGAATTACCTACCGGAGGTTATAGTACTTTCTATGCGCAGACTGGTAATGTACGTAATCGTGGTGTTGAGCTTTCTTTGGGTTATAAGAATACTTGGAATAA from Bacteroides sp. MSB163 includes:
- a CDS encoding FecR family protein, with the protein product MMKEGMNKLDEELMAKFLMGECSEEELCKVNAWLDESDGNARELFRIEQIYHLGKSEEFVDEKKIEKAEKQLFKRLAQEEAKRNKVRRLNTWMRYAAMFIGIFFISGLSYHIYQSQSEESKLVAVTARDEVKELMLPDGTKVWLNKHTTLKYPREFSEKGRNVYIEGEAYFEVKRNTAKPFIVRSEAMQVRVLGTVFNLKSDKTNRSAVATLIKGEIEVKGNHEEGMIVLAPGQKAELNAVTRRLVVKQVDTGIENWHNNQFVFEKADIFTIARTLENSYGVKIILAPDMDATKTYSGTLKKKDSVEETLNLIKSTNALPIEYKIVGNSVFLSSKK
- a CDS encoding GH92 family glycosyl hydrolase is translated as MRKLLLSICCLGCALWAQAKDFTQYVNPLMGTLSSFELSTGNTYPAIARPWGMNFWTPQTGKMGDGWQYVYTANKIRGFKQTHQPSPWINDYGQFSIMPVTGKPEFDEDKRASWFSHKGEVALPYYYKVYLAEHDVVTEFTPTERAVLFRFTFPENENSYVVVDAFDKGSYIKIIPEQNKIIGYTTRNSGGVPDNFKNYFVVEFDKPFSYQASVADGALVENQSEQTAGHAGAIIGFKTRKGEIVHARVASSFISFEQADRNLKELGSDSFETLVQKGQDAWNQVLGKIEVDGGNLDQYRTFYSCLYRSVLFPRAFFEFDEAGNPVHYSPYNGEVLPGYMYTDTGFWDTFRCLFPFLNLMYPSVNKQIQEGLINTYKESGFFPEWASPGHRGCMIGNNSASVLADAYLKGVKVDDVTTLYEGLIHGTKNVHPEVSSTGRLGYEYYNELGYVPYDVKINENTARTLEYAYDDWCIYRMAKALNRPKKELKLFADRAMNYKNVFDKESLLMRGRNKDGQFQAPFSPLKWGDAFTEGNSWHYSWSVFHDPQGLIDLMGGEKVFVEMLDSVFIVPPLFDDSYYGQVIHEIREMTVMNMGNYAHGNQPIQHMIYMYNYAGQPWKAQYWLRQVMNRMYTPGPDGYCGDEDNGQTSAWYVFSALGFYPVCPGTDEYVLGAPLFKKATLHFENGNSLVIDAANNSSENMYIESLRLDGNTYTKNYLKHGDLLKGGVLKFDMGSKPNLQRGTQAEDYPYSFSNEIKKK
- a CDS encoding SusC/RagA family TonB-linked outer membrane protein, which codes for MNNNHAFQSSKFLRALLVLFFMTVSVQWTFAQLNLNVSRTTLGTVIEQIKSQSKYQFFYDDKLATMAVENVKVKNASIEDALNAILKGKNISFKVEDNIVYLSEKSAAPQEGNQQGKERTITGQVSDDMGPLIGVNVLIKGTSIGCITDLDGNFTLTTTEANPVVQFSYVGYKPQEVAAKGQNAINVMLETDSQLIEEVVVTALGIKRAEKALSYNVTQVNAESALAVKDANFINSLNGKVAGLNINASSSGVGGASKVVMRGSRGIEQSSNALYVIDGIPMYSLSSAGGSSEFDSQGTTEAIADINPEDIESMSVLSGAAAAALYGSNASNGAIVITTKKGAAGRVSLTVSSNTEMLNPFVMPKFQDWYGTSGTDGSWGTRLNSSNRYGYDPKSDYFQTGIIGTETFSLSTGSEHNQTYLSAAAVNSRGIVPNNKYERYNFTFRNTTQLLNDKMTLDVGAQYIMQKDRNMTNQGIYANPVASAYLFPRGNDWEEYKMFERYDPVRKLYTQYWPQGGGSYRLQNPYWINYRNLRENDKDRYMLSASLSYDILDWLNIAGRVRIDNSLNNYTQKYYASTEPTIAEGSENGYYGVTNTRDKQTYADFLININKRFGEDWSLTANIGASYSDTRSEAMGVKGPIPADGLANYFSITQLDKQTTKREETGYREQTQSVFASAEVGYRNTYYLTLTGRNDWPSQLAGPKSVQKSFFYPSVGASVLLSEILTLPESISYLKLRASWASVGLPFKRFLAYPTFEWDSSTGKYSTKSAYPLYDLKPERTDSWEVGLTVRFLKNFNLDVSFYNTKTYNQTMDTQELPTGGYSTFYAQTGNVRNRGVELSLGYKNTWNKFTWNTNYTFSANKNKILSLIDGYVHPVTGEVISKTQLDMKGLSNAHFILKEGGSLGDLYSMSDLKRDANNNIYVDADGSVKTESLKEGIKLGSVFPKANMAWRNDFQYKNFGFGFLLTARLGGIVYSATQATLDANGVSEASAIARDNGGVIINGGDVVSAEKWYTAIGGDSGIPQMYTYSATNLRLQEASISYTIPRAKLKNVMDITLSLVGRNLWMIYSKAPFDPEAVASTSNNYYQGVDYFMMPSLRSVGFNLKLKF